A window of the Balaenoptera acutorostrata chromosome 13, mBalAcu1.1, whole genome shotgun sequence genome harbors these coding sequences:
- the SIGLEC15 gene encoding sialic acid-binding Ig-like lectin 15 has protein sequence MEGSFQLLASLVCVILMGSFVRTKSDTTRNLLNTELHSAPAQRWSMKVPAEVSAAAGEAAVLPCTFTHPHRHYDGPLTAIWRAGEPYTGPQVFRCAAARSSELCQTALSLHGRFRLLGNPRRNDLSLRVERLALADDGRYFCRVEFAGDAHDRYESRHGVRLRVTAAPRIVNISVLPGPAHTFHALCTAEGEPPPALAWSGPALGNGSAAVPSPGQDHGHQVTAELPALAHDGRYTCAASNSLGRAEASVYLFRFHGASGASAIALPLGALGLKVLLLLGVLAAGAAARRRLEYPVTQNASPRPQAQESNYENLSQVSPQGPPAAVCSP, from the exons ATGGAAGGTTCCTTCCAACTCCTGGCCTCCTTGGTGTGCGTCATCCTGATGG GATCATTTGTGAGAACTAAAAGCGATACCACCAGGAACTTGCTCAACACAGAGCTGCACA GTGCGCCGGCGCAGCGCTGGTCCATGAAGGTGCCGGCCGAGGTGAGTGCGGCGGCGGGCGAGGCGGCAGTGCTGCCCTGCACCTTCACGCACCCGCACCGCCACTACGACGGGCCGCTCACGGCCATCTGGCGCGCGGGCGAGCCGTACACGGGCCCGCAGGTGTTCCGGTGCGCGGCGGCGCGGAGCAGCGAGCTCTGCCAGACGGCGCTCAGCCTGCACGGCCGCTTCCGGCTGCTCGGCAACCCGCGCCGCAACGACCTGTCGCTGCGCGTCGAGCGCCTCGCGCTGGCCGACGACGGCCGCTACTTCTGCCGCGTCGAGTTCGCCGGCGACGCCCACGACCGCTACGAGAGCCGCCACGGCGTCCGGCTCCGCGTGACCG CCGCCCCGCGGATCGTCAACATCTCGGTGCTGCCCGGCCCGGCGCACACTTTCCACGCGCTCTGCACGGCTGAAGGGGAGCCGCCGCCCGCCCTCGCCTGGTCCGGCCCGGCCCTGGGCAACGGCTCGGCCGCCGTGCCGAGCCCAGGTCAAGATCACGGCCACCAGGTGACCGCCGAGCTGCCCGCGCTGGCCCACGACGGCCGCTACACGTGCGCGGCCTCCAACAGCCTGGGCCGCGCCGAAGCCAGTGTCTACTTGTTCCGTTTCCACGGCGCCTCCGGGGCCTCGGCAATCGCCCTCCCGCTCGGCGCGCTTGGCCTCAAGGTGCTGCTGCTGCTCGGCGTTCTGGCCGCCggcgccgccgcccgccgccgcctaG AGTACCCAGTCACCCAGAACGCCTCACCGCG GCCCCAAGCTCAGGAGTCCAATTACGAAAATTTGAGCCAGGTGAGTCCTCAGGGCCCACCAGCAGCCGTGTGTTCACCTTGA